The Archocentrus centrarchus isolate MPI-CPG fArcCen1 chromosome 7, fArcCen1, whole genome shotgun sequence genome window below encodes:
- the hyal3 gene encoding LOW QUALITY PROTEIN: hyaluronidase-3 (The sequence of the model RefSeq protein was modified relative to this genomic sequence to represent the inferred CDS: inserted 3 bases in 3 codons; deleted 4 bases in 4 codons), whose translation MELPHLLLLFLISSLRCTSLPQNSPQGDDASVGTSLPAVAAAGPILHNRPFILVWNMPTANCLTRYNIHLDLGDFDIVKNHKQRFQGQEMTIFYRDRLGKYPYLSQDGRKVNGGLPQLGDLAAHLSLTVTQMSDLLRPDFSGLAVIDWEEWRPLWETNFGPKMEYRRLSKLLVKQERPDLSEQAVATLARQMFEESARKVMEEKLQSAXRKRPKGLWGFYGFPACXNKHKRKTDKIYTGRCHRGTRQQNDDAVLALTQSSAPLPTHSIYLPQKLAGSADAALMVRHALLEALRVSSRWRYHNNTDHXNPVLPYARLAFNTHSTSHKHTLGESASLGAAGVVLWGELKFAKSKKQCTLLRDYVHNVLGPFVRSLRSHTESCSLQLCHAMDAATRRHLGSGHRLTDPSKTFPQHFMCHCYPGWSGGGCDDEMNENGQKDD comes from the exons ATGGagctgcctcacctcctcctcctcttcctcatctctTCCCTCCGCTGCACATCGCTGCCTCAGAATTCCCCCCAAGGGGATGATGCCTCCGTGGGCACCTCGCTGCCAGCAGTGGCTGCAGCAGGTCCCATCCTGCACAACCGGCCTTTCATCTTGGTGTGGAACATGCCCACGGCAAACTGTCTGACGCGCTACAACATCCACCTGGACCTGGGAGATTTTGATATTGTGAAGAACCACAAGCAGCGCTTCCAGGGACAG GAAATGACCATCTTCTACCGTGACCGCCTGGGGAAGTATCCATACCTCTCCCAAGATGGCAGGAAAGTGAATGGAGGACTCCCTCAGCTCGGTGACCTCGCCGCTCACCTTTCCCTCACAGTGACGCAGATGTCTGACCTCCTGCGACCAGATTTCAGCGGTCTAGCTGTCATCGACTGGGAGGAATGGCGGCCACTGTGGGAGACAAACTTCGGGCCTAAGATGGAGTACCGGAGGTTGTCCAAACTGCTGGTGAAACAGGAGCGACCAGATTTGTCAGAGCAGGCAGTGGCAACG TTGGCGAGGCAGATGTTTGAGGAGAGCGCTCGGAAAGTTATGGAGGAGAAGCTGCAGTCGG GTAGAAAACGCCCCAAAGGCCTCTGGGGGTTTTATGGGTTTCCTGCCT TTAATAAGCACAAGAGAAAGACAG ATAAAATCTACACGGGACGT TGCCACAGGGGGACCAGACAGCAGAATGATGATGCTGTTCTGGCGCTGACTCAGTCCTCTGCCCCTCTACCTACCCACAGCATCTATCTGCCACAGAAACTGGCAGGGTCTGCAGATGCAGCTCTGATGGTCAG ACACGCGCTGCTGGAGGCTTTGAGGGTGTCGTCACGTTGGCGCTATCACAACAACACCGACC AAAACCCCGTCCTTCCCTATGCCAGGCTGGCATTCAACACACACTCAACTTCTCATAAG CACACACTTGGGGAGAGTGCATCACTCGGGGCAGCTGGAGTTGTACTGTGGGGAGAGCTGAAATTTGCCAAATCCAAG AAACAGTGCACCCTTCTCAGAGACTACGTCCACAATGTCTTGGGTCCCTTTGTTCGATCACTGAGATCTCACACAGAGAGCTGCAGCCTCCAGCTTTGCCACGCAATGGACGCTGCAACCAGGAGACACCTGGGCTCTGGTCACAGGCTCACTGACCCCTCTAAAACCTTTCCGCAA CACTTTATGTGTCATTGCTACCCAGGCTGGTCTGGGGGAGGA TGCGACGATGAGATGAATGAGAACGGACAGAAGGACGATTGA
- the naa80 gene encoding N-alpha-acetyltransferase 80 — protein sequence MSEPVTSASDCQRRENVCEVSTLDGDVKEKLHIDPEQPEKIRIVPIHLRPDLLAPCSDLVNSEWQRSQAARIHSLQKSCSEFPVNLVLLQGRRETERLLGHARLSRVVGRSSSLFVESVVVSKAERGKGYGRTLMEETECYARNRGFKRLCLTTHDKQHFYAHLGYVLSTPVQNAGAMTAFIPMETLLRFSRMPSEDTSVQKQTKMCAQGNRDSGGAYAVGSSLLFRLPPPPPPLPPTIPCPPPPPPPPPPPESTGQLIVQTLTDTPYRDAKGVPIYWMHKDI from the exons AT GTCTGAACCCGTAACATCAGCATCAGACTGTCAGAGGCGGGAAAACGTCTGCGAGGTCTCGACACTGGATGGAGATGTTAAAGAGAAGCTACACATAGACCCTGAGCAACCAGAGAAGATCCGCATTGTTCCCATCCACCTGCGTCCGGACCTGCTCGCTCCCTGCTCAGACCTGGTCAACTCCGAGTGGCAGAGGAGCCAGGCCGCACGGATTCACTCTCTCCAGAAATCCTGCTCAGAGTTTCCCGTCAACCTGGTTCTCCTGCAGGGccgcagagagacagagaggctgcTCGGCCACGCCAGGCTGTCCCGGGTCGTGGGTcgcagcagcagcctttttgttGAGTCGGTAGTTGTGTCCAAGGCGGAGCGAGGCAAGGGCTATGGCCGCACTCTGATGGAGGAGACTGAATGCTACGCCAGAAATCGAGGGTTCAAGCGCCTCTGTCTTACTACCCATGATAAGCAGCACTTCTACGCCCACCTTGGCTACGTGCTGTCGACACCAGTACAGAATGCAGGGGCCATGACGGCATTTATTCCCATGGAGACGCTTCTCAGGTTTTCCAGAATGCCGAGCGAGGACACGagtgtgcaaaaacaaacaaagatgtgtgctcaagggaacagagactcAGGAGGCGCTTATGCTGTAGGGTCATCTCTGCTCTTTAGGttacctcctcctccaccaccacttcCTCCCACTATCccttgtcctcctcctcctcctcctcctcctcctcctcctgagtcTACAGGACAGCTTATAGTTCAGACTCTGACCGACACTCCCTACAGAGACGCCAAAGGAGTTCCCATCTATTGGATGCACAAGGACATTTGA